In one window of Phycisphaerales bacterium DNA:
- a CDS encoding histidine ammonia-lyase, translating into MPKDAPLLLDASALSIDDVVAVARRKRPVAVDPAVNQRLESMRSKLEALTTDGNAYYGINTGFGSLARTRINSEKLRELQANLIRSHAAGVGEPLAEETVRAMMLLLAASLARGHSGVRPIVVDTILAWLNAGLTPVVPSLGSVGASGDLAPLAHAVLSMMGEAPTIDGRTPKDAGIEPITLEAKEGLALINGTHLMAARGALLVHDFDRLMTSALVANAISIDAFRASASYLDPRVHAARNQPATADVAAKLLRLLQPSAIWKSHQTDDPRVQDPYSFRCSPYVLGAAVDAASHVRVAIEQELGAVTDNPLLFEKADPLGIDEDTLDVVSAGNFHGMPIAIALDTLAISIAHVAGISERRVFAILAASDPETHLLPYLSHGPGLHSGLMIAQYTSAALVNEIAGLASPASVINLPTSAGIEDYNSFGPRGAAKAARALELAENVVAIEIICAAEGVEFHRPLTSGPAVEEAMKRIRTVVPSFSADRSPAPAIESVSAMIRSDAFADIFDFAATGNTGE; encoded by the coding sequence ATGCCCAAAGACGCCCCCCTGCTGCTCGATGCGTCCGCCCTTTCGATCGACGACGTCGTCGCAGTCGCCCGCCGGAAGCGCCCCGTCGCGGTCGACCCGGCCGTCAACCAGCGGCTCGAGTCCATGCGCTCGAAGCTCGAGGCATTGACCACCGACGGCAACGCCTACTACGGCATCAACACCGGCTTCGGCTCGCTGGCCCGCACCCGCATCAACTCCGAGAAGCTCCGCGAGCTCCAGGCCAACCTCATCCGCAGCCACGCGGCGGGCGTGGGCGAGCCGCTCGCCGAAGAAACCGTTCGGGCCATGATGCTGCTGCTCGCGGCGTCCCTTGCGCGCGGCCATTCCGGCGTGCGCCCGATCGTGGTCGACACGATCCTCGCCTGGCTGAACGCCGGGCTCACGCCGGTCGTCCCGTCGCTGGGCTCGGTTGGCGCTTCGGGCGACCTGGCGCCCCTGGCCCACGCGGTGCTCTCGATGATGGGCGAGGCGCCGACCATCGACGGCCGCACGCCCAAGGACGCCGGCATCGAACCGATCACCCTCGAAGCGAAAGAAGGCCTGGCCCTCATCAACGGCACGCACCTGATGGCCGCGCGGGGCGCGTTGCTCGTGCACGATTTCGATCGCCTGATGACCAGCGCCCTGGTCGCCAACGCCATCTCGATCGACGCCTTCCGGGCGAGCGCGTCCTATCTCGATCCCCGCGTGCACGCGGCCCGCAACCAGCCCGCCACGGCGGATGTCGCCGCGAAGCTATTAAGACTCCTCCAACCCAGCGCCATCTGGAAGAGCCACCAGACCGACGACCCGAGGGTGCAGGATCCGTATTCGTTCCGCTGCTCGCCGTACGTGCTGGGCGCGGCCGTCGATGCCGCATCCCACGTGCGCGTTGCCATCGAGCAAGAGCTTGGCGCCGTCACCGACAACCCGCTGCTCTTCGAGAAGGCCGACCCCCTGGGCATCGACGAGGACACGCTCGACGTCGTGAGCGCCGGGAACTTCCACGGCATGCCCATCGCCATCGCGCTCGACACGCTTGCGATCTCCATCGCCCACGTCGCGGGCATCAGCGAGCGGCGTGTGTTCGCCATCCTGGCGGCCAGCGATCCCGAGACGCACCTGCTGCCCTACCTCTCCCACGGTCCCGGCCTGCATAGCGGACTCATGATCGCCCAGTACACGTCGGCCGCATTGGTCAACGAGATCGCCGGATTGGCCAGCCCGGCCAGCGTCATCAATCTCCCCACGAGCGCCGGCATCGAGGACTACAACAGCTTCGGGCCGCGCGGTGCCGCCAAGGCCGCCAGGGCCCTCGAACTGGCCGAGAATGTCGTCGCCATCGAGATCATCTGCGCCGCCGAGGGCGTGGAGTTCCACCGGCCGCTCACGAGCGGTCCGGCCGTGGAAGAGGCCATGAAGCGGATCCGGACCGTCGTGCCCTCGTTCTCGGCCGATCGCAGCCCCGCCCCGGCGATCGAGTCGGTTTCGGCGATGATCAGGAGCGACGCCTTCGCCGACATCTTCGACTTCGCGGCCACCGGGAACACGGGCGAATAA
- the hutU gene encoding urocanate hydratase, producing the protein MTTTTPTTIRAPRGSTMSCKTWQAEAAMRMLMNNLDPEVAERPEDLVVYGGRGRAARDWASYEAIIATLKRLEADETLLVQSGKPVGVVRTHEDAPRVLIANSNLVPHWATQDHFDELEKAGLMMFGQMTAGSWIYIGTQGILQGTYETFAQCARDHFGGSLKGKLCITAGCGGMGGAQPLAVTLCGGVCLIADVDPSRLRKREHDQYLDEIVDGLDAAIDRALECTKAGEARSIGVVCNAIELLERLIERNEKVDALTDQTSAHDPLEGYTPIEYTFEEAKRVRQDDPDAYQQLSLQSMARHVRAMLELQSRGAITFDYGNNLRQRAKDTGVANAFDFPGFVPAFIRPQFCLGRGPFRWVALSGDPRDIYVTDKAILDAFPREENEYNARLHDWVLGCHKNPAALESGDLDNCAPRFGFQGLPARICWLGLGERDKAGLIFNDLVKTGKVSAPIVIGRDHLDCGSVASPNRETEAMKDGTDAVSDWAILNFAVATAGGASWTSFHHGGGVGIGFSQHAGQVIVADGTAKAAERLKRVLTNDPMMGVFRHADAGYEDAKKCASDLNVDIPMAE; encoded by the coding sequence ATGACCACCACGACCCCAACGACCATCCGCGCCCCGCGTGGTTCGACCATGTCCTGCAAGACCTGGCAGGCCGAGGCCGCCATGCGGATGCTCATGAACAACCTCGACCCCGAGGTCGCCGAGCGGCCCGAGGATCTCGTTGTGTATGGCGGCCGGGGACGGGCGGCGCGAGACTGGGCGAGCTACGAGGCCATCATCGCCACGCTCAAGAGATTGGAAGCCGACGAGACTCTGTTGGTCCAATCCGGCAAGCCCGTGGGCGTCGTCCGCACGCACGAAGACGCCCCGCGCGTCCTCATCGCCAACAGCAACCTCGTGCCCCACTGGGCCACGCAGGACCACTTCGACGAGCTCGAGAAGGCCGGGCTCATGATGTTCGGCCAGATGACCGCGGGCTCGTGGATCTACATCGGCACGCAGGGGATCCTGCAAGGAACCTACGAGACCTTCGCCCAGTGCGCGAGGGACCACTTTGGCGGAAGCCTGAAAGGGAAGCTCTGCATCACCGCCGGCTGCGGGGGGATGGGGGGCGCCCAGCCGCTGGCGGTCACGCTCTGCGGCGGCGTCTGCCTCATCGCCGACGTGGACCCGTCTCGCCTCAGGAAGCGCGAGCACGACCAGTACCTCGACGAGATCGTCGACGGGCTCGACGCCGCCATCGACCGGGCCCTCGAATGCACCAAGGCCGGCGAGGCGCGCAGCATCGGCGTGGTGTGCAACGCCATCGAGCTGCTGGAACGTTTGATCGAGCGCAATGAGAAGGTCGACGCCCTGACCGACCAGACCAGCGCGCACGATCCGCTCGAGGGCTACACGCCCATCGAGTACACGTTCGAGGAGGCCAAGCGGGTGCGACAGGATGACCCGGACGCCTACCAGCAGCTCAGCCTCCAATCCATGGCCCGCCACGTCCGCGCCATGCTCGAGCTCCAGAGCCGCGGCGCCATCACCTTCGACTACGGCAACAACCTCCGCCAGCGCGCCAAGGACACCGGCGTGGCCAACGCCTTCGATTTTCCCGGCTTCGTCCCCGCCTTCATCCGCCCGCAGTTCTGCCTGGGCCGCGGGCCCTTCCGCTGGGTGGCGCTGTCGGGAGATCCGCGGGACATCTACGTCACCGACAAGGCGATCCTGGACGCCTTCCCCCGCGAGGAGAACGAGTACAACGCGCGATTGCACGACTGGGTCCTGGGATGTCATAAGAACCCCGCCGCGCTCGAATCCGGCGACTTGGACAACTGCGCCCCACGCTTCGGCTTCCAGGGCCTGCCCGCGCGCATCTGCTGGCTGGGCCTGGGCGAGCGCGACAAGGCGGGCCTGATCTTCAACGACCTGGTCAAGACCGGCAAAGTCTCCGCTCCCATCGTGATCGGCCGAGACCACCTGGACTGCGGCAGCGTCGCGAGCCCCAACCGCGAGACGGAGGCCATGAAGGACGGGACGGATGCGGTGAGTGACTGGGCCATCCTCAACTTCGCCGTCGCCACGGCGGGCGGGGCGAGCTGGACGAGCTTCCACCATGGCGGCGGCGTGGGCATCGGCTTTTCGCAGCACGCCGGCCAGGTCATCGTGGCGGACGGCACGGCCAAGGCCGCCGAGCGTCTGAAGCGCGTGCTCACCAACGACCCCATGATGGGCGTGTTCCGGCATGCCGACGCGGGCTACGAGGACGCGAAGAAGTGCGCTTCGGACCTGAACGTTGACATCCCGATGGCCGAGTAG
- a CDS encoding beta-galactosidase, producing the protein MPTVTFDSRSFMLDGRRIWIVGGTVSYAHTPRAEWADRLHAARLSGLNTVMVPLEWARHEPLPGQFDFAGDADLRAFVELAHESGLYVILRLGPVLGEDHDFGGLPTWLTQLPAHELRADSGPFLEACSRYISAVADQVRDLQINAAGKGGPILLVQNEHQWTCGDNELGPKYLGELYRYIREAGLSVPVINSNNLWAGEEAEIDCWVGSDDLLASLRQLAEVRPDRPRVVLDLAVGDPPTWGEKAEPVDGGALLRRIVEILAGAGQFTLARFAPGNHQGFSGGRLANRSWSYAATDRGGLVDAAGRATPAMLVVRRACMFASSFARVLAHLNPELRPMVVHPGEPPRDAKGQVSIVQLNGSQGGVALVFDLAAGGKARASCTLLLADGTTLPVHLGEQGVAWLLHDIKLTSKHTLDYTNLSVLTSSGSMMVAFGPAATEGIVCINGSPLHVTVPRGKSPQALEHEGVLVIVCNEQQVDECFVHDGKAYVGVAGVAADGTPIALPGSKNYMSVEADGTIKTHDHEAPAAGGKKAPKRIALDWSTADTEEYCTGESAKYASIDGPADLATLGAPSGYGWYRITGKLSGEKVKLAFPEAADRLHVYLEGQTLGVAGFGPGAAETVDAKLPKTDTSMVVLAENLGRAAAGILFGERKGVFGHAFELEPLEMEGPIVEQHAPTDLLGFRSPMWNVHQNDHTAPFRFVWNFTHRRKSPLFLSIAGGLGRGLFLLNDEPLACFDDAGFTGLKLEPEEIKRGANVLHLALHDDGVVGPQTMDEGEAMLATIKAALRIDEGTNEVTAKADWAFAKWEKPAPSAYEPVPKASLKTAGKPSCPAWWKTGFEWTDPGLPLFVDLSGMTKGQAYVNGQHLGRYFVATADRKATGNQTTLYVPASWLKAGKHNELALFDEHGAAPAKVKLGYDASAAVIAG; encoded by the coding sequence ATGCCGACTGTTACCTTTGATAGCCGCAGCTTCATGCTCGATGGACGCCGGATCTGGATCGTGGGCGGCACGGTCTCGTACGCGCACACGCCCCGGGCCGAGTGGGCCGATCGACTGCATGCAGCCCGGCTGTCGGGCCTCAATACGGTCATGGTTCCCCTGGAATGGGCTCGGCACGAGCCGCTGCCCGGGCAGTTTGATTTCGCAGGCGACGCGGACCTGCGCGCCTTCGTCGAACTCGCCCACGAGTCGGGGCTCTACGTCATCCTGCGTCTTGGTCCGGTCTTGGGCGAGGACCACGACTTCGGCGGGCTGCCGACGTGGCTCACGCAGCTTCCCGCCCACGAGCTGCGGGCCGACAGCGGGCCGTTCCTGGAAGCGTGCAGCCGGTACATCAGCGCCGTGGCCGACCAGGTCCGCGACCTCCAGATCAACGCGGCGGGCAAGGGCGGGCCCATCCTGCTCGTCCAGAACGAGCACCAGTGGACGTGCGGCGACAACGAGCTTGGCCCCAAGTACCTCGGTGAACTCTACCGCTACATCCGCGAGGCGGGGCTGAGCGTGCCGGTCATCAATTCGAACAACCTGTGGGCGGGCGAGGAAGCCGAGATCGACTGCTGGGTGGGCAGCGACGACCTGCTGGCCTCGCTGCGCCAGCTGGCCGAGGTGCGGCCCGATCGACCGCGCGTCGTGCTCGACCTTGCCGTGGGCGATCCACCCACGTGGGGCGAGAAGGCCGAGCCGGTCGACGGCGGAGCCCTCCTGCGGCGCATCGTCGAGATCCTCGCCGGGGCCGGGCAGTTCACCCTGGCGCGCTTTGCGCCGGGCAACCACCAGGGCTTCTCGGGCGGGCGGCTGGCCAACCGCTCGTGGTCGTACGCGGCCACCGATCGCGGCGGGCTGGTCGACGCGGCCGGCCGCGCGACGCCGGCGATGCTCGTCGTGCGCCGCGCGTGCATGTTCGCCAGCAGCTTCGCCCGCGTGCTTGCGCACCTCAACCCCGAGCTGCGCCCGATGGTGGTCCACCCCGGCGAGCCGCCGCGTGACGCCAAGGGCCAGGTGTCCATCGTCCAGCTCAACGGCTCCCAGGGCGGCGTGGCCCTGGTCTTCGATCTGGCCGCGGGCGGCAAGGCCCGCGCTTCGTGCACCCTGCTGCTGGCCGACGGCACCACGCTGCCGGTGCATCTGGGCGAGCAGGGCGTGGCCTGGCTCCTGCACGACATCAAGCTGACCAGCAAGCACACGCTGGACTACACCAACCTCAGCGTGCTGACCAGTTCGGGCTCGATGATGGTCGCCTTCGGCCCGGCGGCCACCGAGGGCATCGTGTGCATCAACGGCTCGCCCCTGCACGTGACCGTGCCGCGCGGCAAGAGCCCCCAGGCCCTCGAGCACGAGGGCGTGCTGGTCATCGTGTGCAACGAGCAGCAGGTCGACGAGTGCTTCGTGCACGACGGCAAGGCCTACGTGGGCGTGGCGGGCGTCGCCGCCGACGGCACGCCCATCGCCCTGCCGGGCTCGAAGAACTACATGAGCGTCGAGGCCGACGGCACGATCAAGACCCACGACCACGAGGCCCCCGCCGCGGGCGGCAAGAAGGCGCCCAAGCGCATCGCGCTGGACTGGTCGACCGCCGATACCGAGGAGTACTGCACCGGCGAGAGCGCCAAGTACGCCAGCATCGACGGCCCGGCCGACCTTGCGACCCTAGGCGCCCCCTCGGGCTACGGCTGGTACCGCATCACCGGAAAGCTGAGCGGCGAGAAGGTGAAGCTCGCCTTCCCCGAGGCGGCCGACCGCCTGCACGTGTATCTCGAGGGCCAGACCCTCGGCGTCGCGGGTTTCGGGCCCGGTGCTGCCGAGACCGTCGACGCCAAGCTGCCCAAGACCGACACCTCCATGGTCGTCCTGGCCGAGAACCTGGGCCGGGCGGCCGCGGGCATCCTCTTCGGCGAGCGCAAGGGCGTCTTCGGCCACGCGTTCGAGCTCGAGCCGCTGGAGATGGAGGGCCCGATCGTCGAGCAGCACGCCCCGACCGATCTGCTGGGCTTCCGCAGCCCCATGTGGAACGTCCACCAGAACGACCACACGGCCCCCTTCCGCTTCGTGTGGAACTTCACCCACCGGCGCAAGAGCCCGCTGTTCCTCTCGATCGCCGGCGGGCTGGGCCGCGGGCTCTTCCTGCTCAACGACGAGCCCCTGGCGTGCTTCGACGACGCCGGCTTCACCGGGCTGAAGCTCGAGCCCGAGGAGATCAAGCGCGGCGCCAACGTGCTGCACCTCGCCCTGCACGACGACGGGGTGGTCGGCCCCCAGACGATGGACGAGGGCGAGGCGATGCTGGCCACCATCAAGGCCGCCCTGCGCATCGACGAGGGCACGAACGAAGTCACGGCCAAGGCCGACTGGGCCTTCGCCAAGTGGGAGAAGCCCGCCCCCAGCGCCTACGAGCCCGTGCCCAAAGCCAGCCTCAAGACCGCCGGCAAGCCATCCTGCCCGGCCTGGTGGAAGACCGGCTTCGAGTGGACCGATCCCGGCCTGCCGCTGTTCGTCGACCTGAGCGGCATGACCAAGGGCCAGGCGTACGTGAACGGCCAGCACCTGGGCCGCTACTTCGTCGCCACGGCCGACAGGAAGGCCACCGGCAACCAGACCACGCTCTATGTCCCGGCCAGCTGGCTCAAGGCGGGCAAGCACAACGAGCTGGCCCTCTTCGACGAGCACGGGGCGGCCCCGGCGAAGGTCAAGCTGGGCTACGACGCCAGTGCGGCGGTCATCGCCGGCTGA
- a CDS encoding TolC family protein, with protein MPQNHRSTIRVLALPAAAVLVLLSGCGGMDRIDRRIDTLVLDRSSLVGAQSAPVQREFPDAQASEQNRQAQLDKTPDTRNPDVQDLFYVQAEAARLEAASVEERLNAYYTDASDALDVAVGVTYGGEEGAEAPPIPDDVMVLDLAGVLSQSQQTGREFLDAQEDYILSAIALLRERHLWGPRFFNDTTLQVAGQGDDGAFDSAATLINELRLTQRLPYGGDVAARWIVNATEQLRSSATEDYRQSSQLVLEGNIPLLRGAGYVAREDLIQAERDLVYAAREFERFRRDYVVDIASQYFNLLQTAASIRNQQEQLRNLRQTLERQRARQEAGEIALFELSITESSVLSANNRLQGAFESYIVALDSFKIRLGLDPTTPVALAPLTLELSDPVATPTEAAQLALLYRLDLQTTRDRVLDARRAVSNSRNNLLPDLDAFAEVGLPTDPDEREGGLAFDPDSMRYLAGMRFSLPLDREIERLGLRSSQIALERSVRNFERARDQVVVDARSRLRSIEVARFQFILAERQVQINEQRLEEQQIREDEITPQELVDTLSELLDARNARDAALTDLRVAILRYLRDTGQLRVGRDGEILPLPGMGRIIEPTEAGDPTGDG; from the coding sequence ATGCCCCAGAACCATCGCTCCACAATCCGCGTGCTCGCCCTCCCCGCCGCCGCCGTGCTGGTCCTGCTTTCGGGCTGCGGCGGCATGGACCGGATCGACCGGCGCATCGATACGCTCGTGCTCGATCGCTCATCGCTCGTGGGCGCTCAGTCCGCGCCGGTGCAGCGCGAGTTTCCCGACGCTCAGGCGAGCGAACAGAACCGCCAGGCCCAACTCGACAAGACGCCCGACACGCGCAACCCCGACGTGCAGGACCTCTTCTACGTTCAGGCCGAGGCCGCCCGCCTCGAGGCCGCCTCGGTCGAAGAACGCCTCAACGCGTACTACACCGACGCTTCCGACGCACTCGACGTGGCCGTGGGCGTGACGTACGGGGGTGAAGAAGGCGCAGAGGCGCCGCCAATTCCCGATGACGTGATGGTGCTTGACCTGGCCGGCGTGCTCTCGCAGAGCCAGCAGACCGGCAGGGAGTTTCTCGACGCGCAGGAAGACTACATCCTCTCGGCCATTGCGCTGCTGCGCGAGCGACACCTCTGGGGGCCGCGCTTCTTCAACGACACCACGCTCCAGGTCGCCGGCCAGGGCGACGACGGCGCCTTCGACAGCGCCGCCACGCTCATCAATGAACTCCGGCTCACGCAACGCCTGCCCTACGGCGGCGACGTTGCCGCCCGCTGGATCGTCAACGCTACCGAGCAGCTCCGTTCGAGCGCTACCGAAGACTACCGCCAGTCGTCACAACTCGTGCTCGAAGGAAACATCCCGCTGCTCCGCGGCGCGGGCTACGTCGCACGGGAGGACCTGATCCAGGCCGAGCGAGACCTGGTCTACGCCGCCCGCGAATTCGAGCGCTTCCGCCGGGACTACGTGGTCGATATCGCCAGCCAGTACTTCAACCTGCTCCAGACCGCCGCGAGCATTCGCAACCAGCAGGAACAGCTGCGCAACCTCCGCCAGACGCTCGAGCGCCAGCGCGCCAGACAGGAAGCCGGCGAGATCGCTCTCTTCGAACTGTCCATTACCGAAAGCAGCGTGTTGAGCGCCAACAACCGTCTTCAAGGCGCCTTCGAGAGCTACATCGTCGCCCTGGACAGCTTCAAGATCCGTCTGGGCCTGGACCCTACCACGCCCGTAGCGCTGGCGCCGCTCACGCTCGAACTGAGCGACCCGGTCGCCACGCCGACAGAGGCCGCCCAACTGGCCCTGCTCTACCGCCTCGATCTCCAGACCACGCGCGATCGCGTGCTCGACGCCCGCCGCGCGGTCTCCAACAGCCGAAATAATCTGCTGCCCGACCTGGACGCCTTCGCCGAAGTCGGCCTGCCCACCGACCCAGACGAGCGGGAAGGCGGCCTTGCATTTGATCCCGATTCCATGCGGTATCTCGCCGGCATGCGGTTCAGCCTGCCGCTGGATCGAGAGATCGAGCGATTGGGCCTGCGTTCCAGCCAGATCGCTCTGGAGCGATCCGTGCGGAACTTCGAACGAGCCCGCGATCAGGTGGTCGTCGACGCCCGAAGCCGGCTGCGGAGCATCGAAGTTGCCCGCTTCCAGTTCATCCTCGCCGAGCGGCAGGTCCAGATCAACGAGCAGCGACTCGAAGAGCAGCAGATCCGCGAGGACGAAATCACGCCCCAGGAACTGGTCGATACGCTCAGCGAACTGCTCGACGCGCGAAACGCCCGTGATGCCGCCCTGACCGACCTTCGGGTCGCGATCCTCAGATACCTCCGAGACACCGGGCAGCTCCGCGTTGGTCGAGACGGGGAAATCCTGCCCCTGCCCGGGATGGGCCGCATCATCGAACCCACCGAGGCGGGGGACCCAACCGGCGACGGCTAA
- the crtI gene encoding phytoene desaturase family protein, with protein MGESTRSSDMLRDGGVVIVGGGLAGLSSAVELAGKGIPVTIIEANNHLGGKMNLLEEGGFTFDMGPTIITMPQVLKGIISRTGRRPSDYIDLIDLDPQWRCFFDDGTRIDLRRDPHQWAREMDEQFPDAKPGDGFLKFYDFSRRMYRLSEKVFFYKDLGGIGDMIRKPPTEPGVAKDAMAMRLHSTVGATIEKMIPEPHVRQVCEHFLQYVGSSPFMAPAVLSLIASAQLDHGCWYPMGGTRMVARSLDRIADELGVQRVTGHRVARILTNGQHATGVQLDDGREITASAVISNCDVQRTYGDLLKGADGAALERRRIAGSYKPACSGLVLYLGLRKQYEHLAHHNFLFSRHSHQEFDDIYRKGIPARDPTLYIAAPSRTDPDQAPEGGEALYILIHTAALTDEHQWLERGGKPGKTLLDYRPIVIDKLKRHGMEDIEEHIAVERYLTPPQIDHMYNATGGAIYGLASHGRLKGGFKPRNRSRVLDNLYLAGGSVNPGPGVPMVLMSGVTAAWSLCEDYGVELDEPQAEQLAAASA; from the coding sequence ATGGGCGAATCCACCCGTTCCAGCGACATGCTCCGAGATGGCGGCGTCGTAATCGTCGGCGGGGGGCTCGCCGGGCTTTCCTCTGCCGTCGAACTGGCCGGCAAGGGCATCCCGGTCACGATCATCGAAGCCAACAACCACCTGGGCGGCAAGATGAACCTGCTCGAAGAGGGCGGCTTTACCTTCGACATGGGCCCCACCATCATCACGATGCCACAGGTGCTCAAGGGCATCATCTCGCGCACGGGCCGGCGGCCATCGGACTACATCGATCTGATCGATCTCGACCCGCAGTGGCGGTGCTTCTTCGATGATGGCACGCGCATCGACCTCCGACGCGACCCGCACCAGTGGGCCCGCGAAATGGACGAGCAGTTCCCCGATGCCAAGCCCGGCGATGGCTTCCTCAAGTTCTACGACTTCAGCCGACGCATGTACCGCCTCAGCGAGAAGGTCTTCTTCTACAAGGATCTGGGCGGCATCGGCGACATGATCAGGAAGCCGCCAACCGAACCCGGCGTGGCCAAGGACGCCATGGCCATGCGCCTGCACTCGACCGTCGGCGCCACGATCGAGAAGATGATCCCAGAGCCGCACGTCCGTCAGGTGTGCGAGCACTTCCTGCAGTACGTTGGCTCGAGCCCGTTCATGGCTCCCGCGGTGCTCAGCCTCATCGCCTCGGCGCAGCTCGACCACGGCTGCTGGTACCCCATGGGCGGCACCCGCATGGTCGCACGCTCGCTCGATCGCATCGCCGACGAACTGGGCGTCCAGCGCGTTACCGGCCACCGCGTCGCGAGGATCCTGACCAACGGCCAGCACGCCACCGGCGTCCAACTCGACGACGGGCGCGAGATCACAGCCTCGGCCGTCATCTCAAACTGCGACGTCCAGCGCACCTACGGCGATCTGCTCAAGGGCGCCGACGGAGCCGCGCTCGAGCGACGCCGCATCGCCGGCAGCTACAAGCCCGCATGCAGCGGCCTGGTGCTCTACCTGGGCCTGCGCAAGCAATACGAGCACTTGGCCCACCACAACTTCCTGTTTTCGCGCCACAGCCACCAGGAGTTCGACGACATCTATCGCAAGGGCATCCCCGCCCGCGATCCGACGCTCTACATCGCTGCACCCTCTCGCACCGACCCCGACCAGGCGCCCGAAGGCGGCGAAGCGCTCTACATCCTCATCCACACCGCCGCACTGACCGACGAACACCAGTGGCTCGAACGTGGCGGGAAGCCCGGCAAGACCCTGCTCGACTACCGCCCGATCGTCATCGACAAGCTGAAGCGTCATGGCATGGAAGACATCGAAGAACACATCGCCGTCGAGCGATACCTCACGCCGCCGCAGATCGATCACATGTACAACGCCACGGGTGGCGCCATCTACGGGCTGGCATCCCACGGACGGCTCAAGGGCGGCTTCAAGCCCCGGAATCGATCCAGGGTGCTCGACAACCTTTACCTCGCAGGAGGCAGCGTCAATCCCGGGCCGGGGGTGCCCATGGTGCTCATGAGCGGCGTGACCGCGGCATGGTCCCTGTGCGAAGACTACGGCGTCGAACTCGACGAGCCACAAGCCGAGCAACTCGCTGCAGCGAGTGCGTAG
- a CDS encoding lysophospholipid acyltransferase family protein: MSTPSAILPHDRREWFCRLFRWYGRRLVRKSFNAMRLAHGSDQVLDDLDGHAGPTMLLLNHQSWWDPILTTALADRFAPQRQIFAPMDRTMVEQFAFMRKLGMFGVDLDDPSAFKAMVQYAARLTETSERPSFWITPQGQFADVRAPLQLRPGAAAIASRLDSIDRSPRVACLAIELAFWEDRKPEVLLLARHCEPPARSTTSLWQRQITDALGKAMCNLSELVIARDANAFDTILGRGSSGVNPIYDTVLRLTGREPNIASRKPQTEPSS; the protein is encoded by the coding sequence GTGAGCACGCCATCGGCCATCCTGCCGCACGATCGCCGAGAGTGGTTCTGCCGCCTGTTCCGCTGGTATGGACGTCGCCTGGTCCGCAAGTCGTTCAACGCGATGCGCCTCGCCCACGGAAGCGATCAAGTCCTGGACGATCTCGATGGCCACGCCGGCCCCACCATGCTCCTGCTCAACCACCAGAGTTGGTGGGATCCAATCCTCACCACGGCGCTGGCCGACCGATTCGCGCCCCAGCGGCAGATCTTCGCGCCCATGGACCGGACTATGGTCGAGCAGTTCGCCTTCATGCGAAAGCTCGGCATGTTCGGCGTCGATCTCGATGATCCATCGGCGTTCAAGGCGATGGTCCAGTACGCCGCCCGCCTTACCGAAACCAGCGAACGCCCAAGCTTCTGGATCACGCCGCAGGGCCAATTCGCAGACGTCCGCGCCCCGCTGCAACTTCGCCCCGGCGCGGCGGCAATCGCCTCCCGACTTGATTCGATCGACAGGTCGCCACGCGTGGCGTGCCTGGCCATCGAGTTGGCGTTCTGGGAAGATCGCAAGCCGGAAGTTCTCCTCCTCGCGCGTCACTGCGAACCTCCTGCCCGGTCCACGACCAGCCTCTGGCAGCGACAGATCACCGACGCTCTGGGCAAGGCCATGTGTAACCTTTCCGAACTCGTCATTGCACGTGACGCCAATGCCTTCGACACTATCCTCGGTCGGGGCTCTTCCGGCGTGAATCCCATCTACGACACCGTCCTAAGACTGACCGGCCGCGAGCCCAACATCGCCTCCAGAAAACCTCAGACGGAGCCTTCTTCGTGA